A window of the Brachybacterium sacelli genome harbors these coding sequences:
- a CDS encoding response regulator transcription factor, with protein MIHVFLADDEDMLRTALVSLLELEDSLTVVGHGGTGRAALEHEPASEVDVHVLDLEMPDLDGVDTARALVARDPEAAIVMITRHARPGILRSALAAGVRGFVPKSTSADQLARVIERVHAGGRYVDPELAVTALGFDCPLTEREVDVLRLTHQGLPVAEIAAHLHLAQGTVRNYLSDAIAKLGVADRHAAAREARAHGWI; from the coding sequence ATGATCCACGTCTTCCTCGCCGACGACGAGGACATGCTCCGCACCGCCCTGGTCTCTTTGCTCGAGCTCGAGGACAGCCTCACCGTCGTGGGGCACGGCGGCACCGGCCGAGCCGCGCTCGAGCACGAGCCGGCCTCCGAGGTCGACGTCCATGTCCTCGACCTGGAGATGCCCGACCTCGACGGCGTCGACACCGCCCGCGCGCTCGTGGCCCGGGACCCGGAGGCTGCGATCGTGATGATCACCCGGCACGCCCGGCCCGGGATCCTGCGCTCCGCCCTCGCCGCCGGGGTGCGCGGATTCGTCCCCAAGAGCACCAGCGCCGATCAGCTGGCCCGTGTCATCGAGCGGGTCCACGCCGGCGGGCGCTACGTCGACCCCGAGCTCGCAGTGACGGCGCTGGGTTTCGACTGCCCGCTCACCGAGCGCGAGGTCGACGTGCTGCGGCTGACCCATCAGGGACTTCCCGTCGCCGAGATCGCCGCACATCTCCACCTCGCCCAGGGGACGGTGAGAAACTATCTCTCGGACGCCATCGCGAAACTTGGCGTCGCGGACCGTCACGCAGCCGCCAGGGAGGCGCGCGCGCACGGCTGGATCTGA
- a CDS encoding sodium:proton antiporter — MGLEQFEIVAVLAVLIIVAASYFSSRLGLATPIILVLVGLGVSLIPGMPEVHPEPELILAVVLPPLLYSAAVNMPVMDFRRDLRTIGSLSVVLVLVSAFAVGALLWAIFPNLSFAAAVAVGAVVSPPDAVAATSIGKRLGLPPRLLTILEGEGLVNDATALVLMRTAVAATAGAFSFWHAAADFFYAVAVAIFVGTVVGFIAVRIRSEIDQPVLTTAISFVVPFIAFLPAELAHASGVLAVVAAGLVTGASGVRRLSVADRNAERTNWLTAQLLLENGVFLLMGLQLMTLIADVSHDGLSVWSAVWVGLVVTVLLILIRTFFVIPVVFAARRRRPGYEAQARRFSEALDQVSSDERFQSHPRGERIERWLQRRRADAKFYAGNGLGWRGGAVLAWSGMRGVVTLAAAQSLPTGFPYRTQLLLVAFVVALVTLVGQGGTLPLLIRLLGVRGTDEEKARRELSLLLTEVNEAAVGQVLANPELRRRDGTPFDPAVLEKARQMHERMSDPERRAHDEDPSRAQYPELMQLLLDAQQDALNEARSTGSYDSVTIKRAQKQLDQGSVRFAGI; from the coding sequence GTGGGGTTGGAACAGTTCGAGATCGTCGCCGTCCTGGCCGTGCTGATCATCGTCGCGGCCTCGTACTTCTCGAGCAGACTGGGCCTGGCCACACCGATCATCCTCGTGCTCGTGGGCCTCGGAGTGAGCCTGATCCCGGGCATGCCCGAGGTCCATCCCGAACCCGAGCTGATCCTGGCGGTGGTGCTGCCGCCCCTGCTCTACTCGGCGGCGGTCAACATGCCGGTGATGGACTTCCGGCGTGACCTGAGGACCATCGGCTCCCTCTCCGTCGTCCTCGTGCTGGTCTCCGCCTTCGCCGTCGGCGCACTGCTCTGGGCGATCTTCCCGAACCTGAGCTTCGCGGCCGCCGTCGCCGTGGGGGCAGTGGTCAGCCCGCCGGACGCGGTCGCGGCGACCTCGATCGGCAAGCGCCTCGGCCTGCCCCCGCGACTGCTGACCATTCTCGAAGGGGAGGGGCTGGTCAACGACGCGACCGCCCTGGTGCTGATGCGCACTGCCGTGGCCGCCACCGCCGGCGCCTTCTCCTTCTGGCACGCCGCGGCAGACTTCTTCTACGCGGTCGCCGTGGCCATCTTCGTCGGCACCGTCGTCGGCTTCATCGCCGTCCGGATCCGCTCGGAGATCGACCAGCCGGTGCTGACCACCGCGATCTCCTTCGTGGTGCCGTTCATCGCCTTCCTGCCCGCCGAGCTCGCCCACGCCTCCGGGGTGCTGGCGGTGGTCGCGGCGGGCCTGGTCACCGGCGCGAGCGGCGTGCGTCGGCTGAGTGTGGCCGACCGCAACGCCGAGCGCACGAACTGGCTGACCGCGCAGCTGCTGCTCGAGAACGGCGTGTTCCTGCTGATGGGCCTGCAGCTGATGACGCTGATCGCCGACGTCTCCCACGACGGGCTGTCGGTGTGGAGCGCCGTGTGGGTCGGACTCGTGGTCACCGTGCTGCTGATCCTCATCAGGACCTTCTTCGTGATCCCGGTGGTGTTCGCCGCCCGTCGGCGTCGTCCCGGCTACGAGGCGCAGGCCCGACGCTTCAGCGAGGCGCTCGACCAGGTCTCGAGCGACGAGCGCTTCCAGAGTCACCCTCGCGGCGAACGCATCGAGCGCTGGTTGCAGCGCCGCCGCGCTGACGCCAAGTTCTACGCCGGCAACGGCCTGGGCTGGCGAGGAGGGGCCGTCCTGGCCTGGTCCGGGATGCGCGGGGTGGTGACCCTGGCCGCCGCCCAGTCGCTGCCGACAGGCTTCCCGTACCGCACCCAGCTGCTCCTGGTCGCCTTCGTGGTCGCCCTGGTGACACTGGTGGGGCAGGGAGGCACCCTGCCGCTGCTGATTCGCCTGCTCGGCGTCCGCGGCACCGACGAGGAGAAGGCTCGGCGCGAGCTCTCCCTGCTCCTGACCGAGGTCAACGAAGCGGCCGTCGGTCAGGTGCTCGCAAATCCCGAACTGCGTCGCCGCGACGGCACCCCCTTCGACCCGGCCGTGCTCGAGAAGGCCCGGCAGATGCACGAGCGGATGAGCGATCCGGAGCGCCGAGCGCACGACGAGGACCCCTCGCGGGCCCAGTACCCCGAGCTCATGCAGCTGCTCCTGGACGCCCAGCAGGACGCGCTCAACGAGGCGCGCTCCACCGGATCCTACGACTCCGTCACGATAAAGCGAGCTCAGAAGCAGCTCGACCAGGGGTCCGTGAGGTTCGCCGGTATCTGA
- the nagE gene encoding N-acetylglucosamine-specific PTS transporter subunit IIBC — protein MKFFQRLGRSLMLPVAVLPVAAILSGIGYWILTATGNDTNLAGVFFQTAGGALLDNLPLLFAIGVSIGMATKPDGTSALAGLVSWLTVTTLLNPENVALFQGIEEKAVNPAFTNLENVFVGIICGLIGAWVYDHFKDTKLPDALSFFSGKRSVAIVAAGISLVVALVLFFVWPLVYSGLVGFGEFILTLGPVGVGIYGFLNRLLIPLGLHHALNSVFWYDVAGINDLGNFLNNTGTYGVTGQYMTGFFPIMMLGLPGAALAMYVTAKSTRRKVAAGVLLSSAIASFFVGVTEPLEFSFMFLAPGLYVVHALFTGISMGISALLPVRMGFGFSGGFIDLVLGWVNPMAQNPWAIPLMGVFWFVVYFVVFRFIIRRFDLKTPGREDGEDLEEDDDVLAPGADKYLVTATAFLIALGGRENIVDLENCATRLRMEVADTTAIDEAALKRAGAAGTMKPGGQSVQVIYGTSVQFVKDAMERIITGKAEAVAPAEAAEIAAATGGDAGADGGVATAVRTSSLVRLRQPVAGAVVPLSEVPDPTFAQGVMGPGVAIEPISGEVVAPAAGTVTHVFPTGHAAALTLDDGTEVLVHVGLDTVKMQGEGFTTLVQTGEHVSAGTPLLRADLSAIRVAGYSTVTPVIVLNDKEARIELI, from the coding sequence ATGAAGTTCTTCCAGCGCCTGGGCAGATCGTTGATGCTGCCCGTGGCAGTCCTCCCCGTGGCCGCGATCCTGAGCGGCATCGGCTATTGGATCCTGACCGCGACCGGCAACGACACCAACCTGGCCGGGGTCTTCTTCCAGACAGCCGGTGGCGCGCTGCTGGACAACCTGCCCCTTCTGTTCGCGATCGGTGTGTCCATCGGCATGGCCACGAAGCCGGACGGCACGTCTGCGCTCGCGGGCCTCGTCTCCTGGCTGACAGTGACCACCCTGCTGAACCCGGAGAACGTCGCTCTCTTCCAGGGCATCGAGGAGAAGGCGGTCAATCCCGCCTTCACCAACCTCGAGAACGTTTTTGTGGGCATCATCTGTGGCCTCATCGGGGCCTGGGTCTATGACCACTTCAAGGACACAAAGCTGCCGGACGCTTTGTCATTCTTCTCCGGCAAGCGGTCCGTCGCGATCGTCGCCGCCGGGATCTCGCTGGTCGTCGCCCTCGTGCTGTTCTTCGTCTGGCCGCTGGTGTACTCGGGCCTGGTGGGCTTCGGCGAGTTCATCCTCACCCTCGGCCCCGTCGGCGTGGGGATCTACGGCTTCCTCAACCGGCTTCTCATCCCGTTGGGCCTCCATCACGCACTGAACTCTGTGTTCTGGTACGACGTCGCCGGGATCAACGACCTCGGAAACTTCCTGAACAACACCGGCACCTACGGTGTCACGGGGCAATACATGACCGGCTTCTTCCCGATCATGATGCTCGGGCTGCCCGGCGCGGCGCTCGCGATGTACGTGACGGCCAAGTCCACGCGCCGCAAGGTCGCCGCGGGCGTCCTGCTCTCCAGCGCCATCGCCTCGTTCTTCGTGGGCGTCACCGAGCCGTTGGAGTTCTCCTTCATGTTCCTGGCCCCGGGCCTGTACGTGGTGCACGCCCTGTTCACGGGCATCTCCATGGGCATCAGCGCGCTGCTGCCGGTGCGAATGGGCTTCGGATTCTCCGGCGGCTTCATCGACCTGGTGCTGGGCTGGGTGAACCCGATGGCGCAGAACCCCTGGGCGATCCCGCTGATGGGCGTGTTCTGGTTCGTCGTCTACTTCGTGGTCTTCCGCTTCATCATCCGTCGCTTCGATCTGAAGACCCCCGGCCGCGAGGACGGCGAGGATCTCGAGGAAGACGACGATGTCCTCGCCCCCGGCGCGGACAAGTACCTCGTCACCGCCACCGCCTTCCTCATCGCCCTCGGCGGCCGCGAGAACATCGTGGACCTCGAGAACTGTGCCACCCGGCTGCGTATGGAGGTCGCCGACACCACGGCGATCGACGAGGCCGCCCTGAAGCGGGCCGGCGCCGCGGGCACGATGAAGCCGGGCGGGCAGTCGGTCCAGGTCATCTACGGCACCAGCGTCCAGTTCGTGAAGGACGCCATGGAGCGCATCATCACCGGCAAGGCCGAGGCCGTCGCCCCCGCGGAGGCGGCAGAGATCGCCGCCGCGACGGGCGGGGACGCCGGTGCGGACGGGGGAGTCGCCACCGCGGTCCGCACGAGCTCCTTGGTGCGTCTGCGCCAGCCCGTCGCCGGCGCCGTCGTGCCGCTCTCGGAGGTTCCCGACCCGACCTTCGCACAGGGCGTCATGGGCCCGGGCGTCGCGATCGAGCCGATCTCGGGCGAGGTCGTCGCCCCCGCTGCGGGCACCGTCACCCACGTGTTCCCCACCGGTCATGCCGCGGCGCTCACCCTCGACGACGGGACCGAGGTGCTCGTCCACGTCGGCCTCGACACGGTGAAGATGCAGGGCGAGGGCTTCACCACCCTGGTGCAGACGGGGGAGCACGTCAGCGCGGGCACGCCGCTGCTGCGCGCGGACCTCTCCGCGATCCGCGTCGCGGGGTACTCGACCGTGACGCCGGTGATCGTGCTCAACGACAAGGAGGCGCGGATCGAGCTGATCTGA
- a CDS encoding HNH endonuclease signature motif containing protein, whose protein sequence is MSANSGSRSSACATTASAAVDDQQASRDAAAPPPVELPHTPVRARTPLDPDTFAARSHVEPGCVEEQLARALFATHHEEALAHASRLRTLAMLWDEESEEGDLNAILVADARRITLTQARSQLRDAVTAVVALPHTLARLEAGHLPVSWFEQLLRRVRRLTSDECRQVDDRVAEWDLANITSDRFTRELGKLIAWFGAAAVRATPTEQRNVALEMNPDHDGTACLVVTGPVHEMLGLARRLDLAARAVQNQQRRALEEQRPAPFDIDGDVARDGRHMPLAALRYAILTRTMLETPGVQVPQSRFRLQVIVPAMTLLGESDAPGTIDGTIPLPAPMARHLAAGEPTWYRILTDPSDGAYLPLPPEKYSPTTAMAEHLRLLDPVCAVPGCTNNVCTVGEADHIEEFDHENPEKGGRTALDNLHRLCWKHHDMKTRGLLDPVRGPDGTTTWRIGDLATITTDQNRDLLTPELAAALQRSWEAYEDMLAGDDARRRGLGDLEDEGAPVAIDGGEMDGGEMDGGEPDRAGLVGAGTYPDPPY, encoded by the coding sequence ATGTCGGCGAATTCTGGGTCGAGGTCCTCTGCGTGCGCCACGACCGCCTCGGCCGCTGTCGACGATCAGCAGGCTTCCCGCGACGCGGCGGCCCCTCCTCCCGTCGAACTCCCACATACGCCGGTCCGCGCTCGCACGCCTCTGGATCCCGACACCTTCGCCGCCCGTTCCCACGTCGAACCCGGCTGCGTCGAGGAGCAGCTGGCCCGTGCGCTCTTCGCCACCCATCACGAGGAGGCGCTCGCCCACGCCAGTCGCCTGCGCACGCTCGCGATGCTCTGGGACGAGGAGAGCGAGGAGGGCGACCTGAACGCCATCCTCGTCGCCGACGCGCGACGGATCACCCTGACTCAGGCCCGCTCGCAGCTGCGCGACGCCGTCACGGCCGTGGTGGCCCTTCCGCACACCCTCGCCCGCCTCGAAGCCGGTCATCTCCCCGTCTCCTGGTTCGAGCAGCTGCTGCGCAGGGTCCGTCGCCTCACCTCCGACGAGTGCCGACAGGTCGACGACCGCGTCGCCGAGTGGGACCTCGCGAACATCACCTCGGACCGGTTCACGCGGGAGTTGGGCAAGCTCATCGCCTGGTTCGGTGCGGCGGCAGTGCGTGCCACGCCGACCGAGCAGCGGAATGTCGCTCTCGAGATGAATCCCGACCACGACGGCACCGCGTGCCTCGTCGTCACCGGCCCGGTCCACGAGATGCTCGGCCTGGCGCGCCGGCTCGACCTCGCGGCTCGCGCGGTCCAGAACCAGCAGCGTCGCGCCCTCGAGGAGCAGCGCCCCGCGCCCTTCGACATCGATGGGGACGTCGCCCGCGACGGGCGCCACATGCCCCTTGCGGCCCTGCGCTACGCGATCCTCACCCGCACCATGCTCGAGACCCCGGGTGTGCAGGTGCCCCAGAGTCGCTTCCGGCTGCAGGTGATCGTCCCGGCCATGACGCTCCTGGGGGAGTCCGACGCCCCCGGCACGATCGACGGGACCATCCCGCTGCCCGCACCGATGGCCCGCCACCTCGCGGCCGGTGAACCCACCTGGTACCGGATCCTCACCGATCCCTCGGACGGTGCCTACCTCCCGCTGCCGCCCGAGAAGTACTCGCCCACCACCGCGATGGCCGAGCACCTGCGCCTGCTCGATCCCGTCTGCGCCGTTCCCGGATGCACCAACAATGTGTGCACGGTCGGCGAGGCGGACCATATCGAGGAATTCGATCACGAGAATCCTGAGAAGGGTGGGCGCACCGCCCTCGATAATCTTCACCGATTGTGCTGGAAGCATCACGACATGAAGACACGAGGACTTCTCGATCCGGTCCGTGGACCGGATGGGACGACCACATGGCGCATCGGTGACCTCGCCACCATCACGACCGATCAGAACCGGGATCTGCTGACCCCGGAGCTCGCAGCGGCCCTCCAGCGCTCCTGGGAGGCCTACGAAGACATGCTCGCAGGGGACGATGCCCGGCGCCGCGGCCTCGGGGACCTCGAGGACGAGGGTGCGCCGGTCGCCATAGACGGTGGGGAGATGGACGGTGGCGAGATGGACGGTGGCGAACCGGATCGTGCCGGGCTGGTCGGCGCAGGAACCTACCCCGACCCGCCGTACTGA
- a CDS encoding sulfatase-like hydrolase/transferase, with protein MTPTTEQPNILLLCTDQQRFDALGAAGNPHIDTPHLDRLAAEGALFENCYVQSPVCGPSRASLMTGRYVPSHGLWANGVDLPAHERLFTRELADAGYDAGLVGKLHLGSCHGGRTEPRLDDGLRVFRWAHDPYPGSSENAYHRWLAARHPDLHARALREGPGAFDALPAEAHYSHWIAEETIGFLRHAAEGTGGASSPFVFLANFFDPHHGFGAPQEYLDRYDSSGLPAPVTRPGELESKPPIQAEASAESYAGHARGYLEYSEQELAETVRAYYAMVSLLDDEVGRILAVLEETGQAENTIVVFTSDHGEMLGDHQLMLKGPFLYEGAVRVPLIVRWPGVTEPGTRRTELAQWVDLAPTFLEAAAAPVPRAMQGSSLLPLLRGDEDVRWRDWALCQYRDSGHPYDSPALVTMLRTGQWKLVVHHGEPATDRERTGELYDLAADPRELTNLWAEAGHAATRLALQETLLDVMVATEDRTARRVDVW; from the coding sequence ATGACTCCCACCACCGAGCAGCCGAACATCCTGCTGCTGTGCACCGATCAGCAGCGCTTCGACGCCCTCGGCGCCGCCGGGAACCCGCACATCGACACCCCTCACCTGGACCGTCTGGCCGCTGAGGGTGCGCTGTTCGAGAACTGCTACGTGCAGAGCCCGGTGTGCGGGCCGTCCCGGGCGAGTCTCATGACCGGTCGCTACGTGCCCTCCCACGGGCTCTGGGCCAACGGCGTGGACCTGCCGGCACACGAGCGGCTGTTCACCCGGGAGCTGGCCGACGCCGGCTACGACGCGGGGCTGGTGGGCAAGCTGCATCTGGGCTCGTGCCACGGCGGGCGCACCGAGCCACGGCTCGACGACGGCCTGCGGGTGTTCCGCTGGGCCCACGACCCCTACCCGGGCTCCTCGGAGAACGCGTACCACCGGTGGCTGGCCGCTCGTCACCCGGATCTCCACGCCAGGGCGTTGCGGGAGGGGCCGGGCGCCTTCGACGCCCTGCCCGCCGAGGCGCACTACAGCCACTGGATCGCCGAAGAGACCATCGGCTTCCTGCGCCATGCGGCGGAGGGGACCGGTGGGGCCTCCAGCCCGTTCGTGTTCCTCGCCAACTTCTTCGACCCGCATCACGGCTTCGGCGCCCCGCAGGAGTACCTCGACCGCTACGACTCCTCGGGCCTGCCCGCCCCGGTCACGCGGCCCGGCGAGCTCGAGTCCAAGCCGCCGATCCAGGCCGAGGCCTCCGCCGAATCCTATGCAGGACACGCCCGGGGCTATCTCGAGTACTCCGAGCAGGAGCTGGCCGAGACGGTGCGCGCCTACTATGCGATGGTCTCCCTGCTCGACGACGAGGTGGGGCGCATCCTGGCGGTGCTCGAGGAGACCGGCCAGGCCGAGAACACGATCGTGGTCTTCACCAGTGACCACGGGGAGATGCTCGGGGATCACCAACTGATGCTCAAGGGCCCGTTCCTGTACGAGGGCGCGGTGCGGGTGCCGCTGATCGTGCGCTGGCCCGGCGTGACCGAGCCCGGCACTCGGCGCACGGAGCTGGCGCAGTGGGTGGACCTGGCCCCGACCTTCCTGGAGGCCGCCGCGGCCCCGGTGCCACGGGCGATGCAGGGCTCGAGCCTGCTGCCGCTGCTGCGAGGGGACGAGGACGTGCGATGGCGCGACTGGGCGCTCTGCCAGTATCGCGACAGCGGCCACCCCTACGATTCCCCCGCCCTGGTGACGATGCTGCGCACCGGGCAGTGGAAGCTCGTCGTCCATCATGGCGAGCCCGCCACCGACCGCGAGCGCACCGGTGAGCTCTACGACCTGGCCGCCGATCCGCGGGAGCTGACGAACCTGTGGGCCGAGGCGGGCCACGCGGCGACGCGCCTGGCGCTGCAGGAGACCCTGCTCGACGTGATGGTCGCGACCGAGGACCGCACGGCGCGGCGCGTCGACGTGTGGTGA
- a CDS encoding alpha-L-arabinofuranosidase C-terminal domain-containing protein: MMPDAPSAPHSPAPLREARVEIDTHRPAGTVGDDIYGHFLEASFYGNIEGGVFDEGSELSFTEPGHLQGVRADVHDLVEELRPGAIRWPGGNVTSAYHWEDGIGPRDERPSRLEPAWGETETHRFGTDEFLAWCESVGAEAYLAHSARDVEEAMRWVDYTNGTRETTMARRRAANGRSEPWRVRYWGIGNEVYGPWQMGHRSAERYAEDALEHARFMRTIDPSIELIGVGTPGDQERWTTPLLERAGRFLDHLSLHLYGASNHLMTGDDYDAVVAQSLYVEREISRYSQLVAGISARAGLERAPKLVIDEWNMRHLEPSAWEAPRPGADGGIAERETAPVDALPSQVRVNRYSPRTIGDALFAAGVLHAIHRTAGNAAAVSMANPVNLVTANGVVVARPGGAVGSALYPVWHLYRHHTGRTVLPTTVDGPGRLQSVRLGDDRDPTGAQPTATMTVPFLDAVATRADDGSVRLAVVNRHRSETLRVRPVLDGSTSAAPTRARLRQVGGDLTDLYAANTLSAPESVTTRDLGTVEADDGTWVLPPHSITVLTLEAR; this comes from the coding sequence ATGATGCCCGACGCGCCGTCCGCTCCCCACTCCCCTGCTCCCCTGCGCGAGGCCCGCGTCGAGATCGACACGCACCGCCCCGCGGGAACCGTCGGTGATGACATCTACGGTCACTTCCTGGAGGCCTCCTTCTACGGCAACATCGAGGGCGGCGTGTTCGACGAGGGCTCGGAGCTCTCGTTCACCGAGCCGGGGCACCTGCAGGGGGTGCGCGCCGATGTGCACGATCTGGTCGAGGAGCTGCGCCCCGGGGCGATCCGGTGGCCGGGCGGGAACGTCACCTCGGCGTACCACTGGGAGGACGGCATCGGTCCGCGGGACGAGCGTCCTTCCCGCCTGGAGCCGGCCTGGGGCGAGACCGAGACCCACCGCTTCGGCACCGACGAGTTCCTGGCCTGGTGCGAGTCCGTCGGGGCGGAGGCATACCTCGCGCACTCAGCGAGGGATGTCGAGGAGGCGATGCGCTGGGTCGACTACACCAACGGCACGCGCGAGACGACCATGGCCCGTCGGCGCGCGGCCAACGGACGCTCCGAGCCGTGGCGGGTGCGCTACTGGGGCATCGGCAACGAGGTCTACGGCCCCTGGCAGATGGGTCACCGCAGCGCCGAGCGCTACGCCGAAGACGCCCTCGAGCACGCCCGGTTCATGCGCACGATCGATCCGTCGATCGAGCTGATCGGCGTCGGGACCCCCGGGGACCAGGAGCGCTGGACGACGCCGCTGCTGGAGCGGGCCGGGCGCTTCCTCGATCACCTCTCACTGCATCTGTACGGGGCCAGCAACCATCTCATGACCGGTGACGACTACGACGCCGTGGTGGCCCAGTCGCTGTACGTGGAGCGGGAGATCAGTCGGTACTCCCAGCTGGTCGCCGGGATCTCCGCGCGGGCCGGTCTGGAGCGGGCGCCGAAGCTGGTGATCGACGAGTGGAACATGCGCCATCTCGAGCCGTCCGCCTGGGAGGCGCCGCGACCAGGGGCCGACGGCGGGATCGCCGAGCGCGAGACGGCGCCCGTCGACGCCCTGCCGTCCCAGGTGCGCGTGAACCGCTACAGCCCGCGGACGATCGGCGACGCCCTGTTCGCGGCCGGGGTGCTCCACGCGATCCACCGCACCGCGGGGAACGCCGCCGCGGTCTCGATGGCGAACCCGGTCAACCTCGTCACCGCCAACGGCGTGGTCGTCGCGCGACCCGGAGGTGCCGTCGGCTCGGCGCTCTACCCCGTGTGGCACCTCTACCGCCACCACACCGGTCGCACCGTGCTGCCCACGACGGTCGACGGTCCGGGGCGCCTGCAGTCCGTGCGTCTGGGCGATGACCGTGACCCCACGGGGGCGCAGCCCACCGCCACGATGACCGTTCCCTTCCTCGATGCGGTCGCCACCCGGGCGGACGACGGCTCGGTGCGGCTCGCGGTGGTGAACCGCCACCGCAGCGAGACGCTGCGGGTCCGGCCCGTGCTCGACGGCTCGACGTCGGCCGCACCCACCCGGGCCCGACTGCGCCAGGTGGGCGGGGACCTCACGGACCTGTATGCCGCGAACACGCTGAGCGCCCCGGAATCCGTGACCACCCGGGACCTGGGCACGGTCGAGGCCGATGACGGCACCTGGGTGCTGCCCCCGCACTCGATCACCGTGCTGACCCTGGAGGCGCGATGA